A genome region from Deltaproteobacteria bacterium includes the following:
- a CDS encoding ethanolamine utilization protein EutN produces the protein MYLGRVIGTVVAQRKYAGLEGRKLLLVQPVDDAGTATGRPEVAVDTVQAGPDDLVFLVGSREAALALDPSFVPVDAAIVGIVDQVASEPVTP, from the coding sequence ATGTACCTGGGACGCGTCATCGGCACGGTCGTCGCTCAGCGCAAGTACGCAGGGCTCGAGGGGCGCAAGTTACTGCTCGTGCAGCCCGTAGACGACGCCGGTACCGCCACCGGCCGCCCCGAGGTGGCGGTCGACACCGTCCAGGCGGGCCCGGACGACCTCGTGTTCCTGGTCGGCTCGCGCGAGGCCGCGCTCGCCCTCGATCCCTCGTTCGTTCCCGTGGACGCCGCGATCGTCGGCATCGTCGACCAGGTCGCCAGCGAACCGGTGACGCCATGA
- a CDS encoding TonB family protein, which yields MAHRTVLCLSSAAAHAAAIAALIAAGAWRVAKLPAESTPPVYLAMAVPPALPAPGGGDGKPPPLRRAHGGAGRADPARKQRAAGVQPLAVEEDAATAAGGRDADGDVWGDDAWGVAGGDGRGLHIVPGTCRNPPCGVAGITEVAVPDPPEPRDRIVPPELLRGRRIAGSDRIEPPDAVRVAMARAGVDRVRASVRLCIDSRGRVRDLAVLRSTTYPAYDATLIRAMRAWRYRPYEIDGTPVPACTVVQVLYRFR from the coding sequence ATGGCGCACCGCACTGTCCTGTGCCTGTCGTCGGCGGCGGCCCACGCGGCCGCGATCGCCGCCCTGATCGCCGCCGGCGCCTGGCGCGTCGCCAAGCTGCCGGCCGAGTCCACCCCGCCCGTCTACCTGGCGATGGCCGTCCCGCCCGCGCTTCCTGCGCCCGGCGGCGGCGACGGCAAGCCGCCGCCACTGCGCCGCGCACACGGCGGTGCGGGCCGCGCAGACCCCGCCCGCAAGCAACGGGCCGCCGGCGTCCAGCCGCTCGCGGTCGAGGAGGACGCGGCGACCGCGGCAGGCGGCCGCGACGCAGACGGCGACGTCTGGGGGGACGACGCGTGGGGCGTCGCCGGCGGCGACGGGCGCGGGCTTCACATCGTTCCGGGGACCTGCCGCAACCCGCCCTGCGGCGTCGCCGGCATCACCGAGGTCGCGGTCCCCGATCCCCCCGAGCCGCGCGACCGCATCGTCCCTCCCGAGCTGCTCCGCGGCCGCCGCATCGCCGGCTCCGACCGGATCGAACCGCCGGACGCCGTGCGGGTCGCCATGGCGCGAGCCGGCGTCGACCGCGTCCGCGCCAGCGTGCGACTGTGCATCGACTCGCGCGGCCGCGTGCGCGATCTCGCCGTGTTGCGAAGCACGACGTACCCGGCGTACGACGCGACGCTGATCCGCGCGATGCGCGCGTGGCGATATCGCCCGTACGAAATCGATGGTACACCCGTGCCCGCGTGCACGGTCGTCCAGGTCCTGTATCGGTTCCGCTAG
- a CDS encoding class II aldolase/adducin family protein, producing the protein MTADRRQADAVVEVARALHARGWVANHDGNVTVRLGADRYLATPTATSKAKVTRDSLLVVDGEGKRVSGRTRPFSEINLHLAIYAARTDVGAVVHAHPPHATALACSGSDLLARPFIAEAVVSLGPAIPTVPFAPPGPAAARAVAAVARDVDAALLGNHGVLTWAADVELAYLRMELVEHLARIAIAAQAVGGVRPLPADAIGPLLAARARAGLGAAADRAAAAQSPAPVASASTDALAAIVREEVLRALGRH; encoded by the coding sequence ATGACCGCCGACCGCCGACAAGCCGACGCCGTCGTCGAGGTGGCGCGCGCGCTTCACGCGCGCGGGTGGGTGGCCAACCACGACGGCAACGTGACGGTCCGGCTCGGAGCCGACCGGTACCTCGCAACCCCGACCGCCACGTCGAAAGCGAAGGTCACGCGCGACTCTCTGCTGGTCGTCGACGGCGAGGGCAAGCGCGTCAGTGGCCGCACGCGGCCGTTTTCCGAGATCAACCTGCATCTGGCGATCTACGCGGCGCGGACGGACGTCGGTGCCGTCGTCCACGCTCACCCGCCACACGCGACGGCGCTGGCGTGCAGCGGTTCCGATCTGCTCGCGCGCCCGTTCATCGCCGAGGCGGTCGTGTCCCTCGGGCCGGCGATCCCGACGGTGCCGTTCGCGCCGCCCGGACCGGCCGCCGCGCGCGCCGTGGCGGCCGTCGCCCGCGACGTCGACGCCGCATTGCTCGGCAACCACGGAGTGCTCACGTGGGCCGCCGACGTCGAGCTGGCCTACTTGCGGATGGAACTCGTCGAACACCTCGCGCGCATCGCGATCGCGGCGCAGGCGGTCGGCGGCGTTCGCCCGCTCCCGGCCGACGCCATCGGGCCGCTGTTGGCGGCTCGCGCGAGAGCCGGGCTGGGCGCGGCGGCCGACCGCGCCGCCGCAGCGCAATCGCCCGCGCCGGTGGCCAGCGCGAGCACCGACGCATTGGCCGCGATCGTGCGAGAGGAAGTCCTGCGCGCCCTCGGCCGCCACTGA
- a CDS encoding molybdenum cofactor carrier translates to MRNSLLSVPLVRIVSGGQTGADRGGLEAAIALGIEHGGWCPRGRRAEDGRIPDRYRLRETESADYAQRTERNVLDSDGTVLFTRGAPTGGSALTAALARRHAKPLLHVDLASTDERTAACALRAWLADRGIATLNVAGSRESGCPGISDAVRRIVTAAVAAP, encoded by the coding sequence ATGCGCAACAGCCTCCTATCCGTCCCGCTGGTCCGCATCGTGTCCGGCGGTCAGACCGGCGCCGACCGCGGCGGCCTCGAGGCGGCGATCGCGCTGGGCATCGAGCACGGCGGCTGGTGTCCGCGCGGCCGGCGCGCCGAGGACGGCCGCATCCCGGACCGCTACCGGTTGCGCGAGACCGAGTCGGCCGACTATGCACAGCGGACGGAGCGCAACGTGCTCGACAGCGACGGCACGGTGCTGTTCACCCGCGGCGCGCCGACCGGAGGCAGCGCGCTCACCGCCGCGTTGGCGCGCCGCCACGCCAAGCCGCTGTTGCACGTCGATCTGGCATCGACGGACGAGCGCACCGCCGCGTGCGCGCTGCGCGCATGGCTGGCCGACCGCGGGATCGCGACACTCAACGTCGCTGGCAGTCGCGAAAGCGGCTGCCCCGGCATCTCGGACGCGGTCCGGCGCATCGTCACCGCGGCCGTCGCCGCGCCGTGA